One part of the Actinotignum schaalii genome encodes these proteins:
- a CDS encoding DUF349 domain-containing protein, whose protein sequence is MSTAHPAQPAPAPLDPAAVAKARPFGRVDDEGKVWLKDGDTERVVGHYAASGTEDDALEFYIRRYIDLDTQVSLAETRAHHVSPEESRKSIASLRKELAEPAAVGDIAALRTRLDKLEEVVAVRAKEYAAQRAAAKEAALQERTQIVERAEEIANANPHTIHWQNTRAELNDLFENWKRAQRQGARIDRPTEEALWRRFATARSTFDRARRNHYKELDVRRSQVKATKEKLIAEAAALSSSTDWRETGDRYRELMDEWKRAGRAGRRDDDKLWERFMAARQPFYDARDAHFSQVDSQYAENLAAKLELVAEAEALLPITNVDEAREKLREIGERWDEIGFVARGDIARTEGRMREIEEKVRAAENDRWNRTDPEKQQRSSGMAAQLEALIAELDEEIAQAQQSGDEKKLTELNEARAARVAWLEQVNKDL, encoded by the coding sequence ATGTCCACAGCTCATCCCGCTCAGCCCGCTCCCGCGCCGCTGGATCCGGCCGCCGTCGCCAAAGCCCGTCCGTTCGGGCGTGTGGACGACGAAGGGAAGGTGTGGCTCAAGGATGGGGATACCGAACGGGTCGTTGGCCATTACGCGGCTTCCGGCACCGAAGATGATGCCCTGGAATTCTATATCCGCCGCTATATTGACCTGGATACCCAGGTGAGCCTGGCAGAAACACGTGCCCATCACGTATCTCCCGAAGAAAGCCGCAAGTCAATCGCATCGTTGCGTAAAGAATTGGCCGAACCGGCCGCCGTGGGTGATATCGCGGCGCTGCGCACCCGCCTCGATAAGCTCGAGGAAGTCGTGGCGGTGCGGGCCAAGGAATACGCCGCCCAGCGTGCCGCGGCCAAGGAAGCTGCCCTTCAGGAGCGCACCCAGATTGTGGAACGCGCTGAGGAAATCGCCAACGCGAATCCGCATACAATCCACTGGCAGAATACCCGCGCTGAACTCAATGATCTTTTTGAGAATTGGAAGCGGGCCCAGCGCCAGGGTGCCCGTATTGATCGCCCCACCGAAGAAGCGCTCTGGCGGCGTTTCGCTACCGCCCGCTCCACCTTTGATCGGGCCCGGCGCAACCACTACAAAGAATTGGATGTGCGCCGCAGCCAGGTGAAGGCCACCAAGGAAAAGCTCATCGCGGAAGCCGCCGCGCTCTCCTCCTCTACCGATTGGCGGGAAACCGGGGATCGCTACCGCGAACTCATGGATGAGTGGAAGCGGGCCGGGCGGGCCGGGCGCCGCGATGACGATAAGCTCTGGGAGCGTTTCATGGCTGCCCGCCAGCCCTTCTACGATGCCCGGGACGCGCATTTCAGCCAGGTGGATAGCCAGTACGCGGAAAACCTGGCCGCCAAGCTCGAATTGGTGGCGGAAGCTGAGGCTCTCCTTCCCATTACCAATGTGGATGAAGCCCGCGAAAAGCTCCGTGAGATCGGGGAACGCTGGGATGAGATCGGCTTCGTGGCCCGCGGTGATATTGCCCGGACCGAAGGGCGCATGCGGGAAATTGAAGAGAAGGTTCGCGCGGCGGAAAACGACCGTTGGAACCGCACCGATCCGGAAAAGCAGCAGCGTTCTTCCGGGATGGCCGCCCAGCTCGAAGCGCTTATTGCCGAACTCGATGAGGAAATCGCCCAGGCCCAGCAGTCCGGCGACGAAAAGAAGCTCACCGAGCTGAACGAAGCACGGGCCGCTCGCGTGGCCTGGCTCGAGCAGGTCAATAAGGATCTGTAA
- a CDS encoding YebC/PmpR family DNA-binding transcriptional regulator: MSGHSKWATTKHKKAANDAKRGKLFARLVKNIEVAAATGGGDPAGNPTLFDAIRKAKQNSVPADNIDRAVKRGSGETDDSIQYEAITYEGYGPGGVAILIECLTDNRNRAASDVRTALTRNGGTLADPGSVSYLFNRRGVVEAVKGENTEDDVLMAVLDAGAEEIEDDGDTFTIYCAASDVVAVRTALQEAGIDYNSAESRFVPSTNVPLDRAGAEKLLKLTDALDDVDDIQEVYTNADIADEILAELEGE; the protein is encoded by the coding sequence GTGTCAGGACACTCCAAGTGGGCAACCACCAAGCATAAGAAAGCCGCTAATGACGCCAAGCGCGGCAAGCTCTTCGCCCGTCTGGTCAAGAACATCGAAGTGGCGGCGGCAACCGGTGGTGGCGATCCCGCGGGTAACCCCACGCTCTTTGACGCGATCCGCAAGGCCAAGCAGAACTCGGTGCCGGCCGATAATATCGATCGCGCCGTCAAGCGTGGTTCGGGTGAAACTGATGATTCCATCCAGTACGAAGCCATTACGTACGAAGGCTACGGCCCGGGCGGGGTGGCTATCCTCATCGAATGCCTGACCGATAACCGCAACCGCGCCGCATCGGATGTGCGCACCGCCCTCACCCGCAATGGCGGAACGCTGGCGGATCCCGGTTCGGTTTCCTATCTCTTTAATCGCCGTGGTGTGGTGGAAGCGGTCAAGGGGGAGAACACCGAGGACGACGTCCTCATGGCCGTTCTTGACGCCGGCGCTGAAGAAATTGAGGACGACGGCGATACCTTCACTATCTACTGCGCCGCCAGCGATGTGGTAGCCGTGCGCACCGCGCTCCAGGAAGCCGGAATTGACTACAATTCCGCCGAATCGCGCTTCGTGCCCTCCACCAATGTTCCGCTGGATCGTGCAGGCGCGGAAAAGCTCCTCAAGCTCACCGATGCTCTCGACGATGTGGATGATATTCAAGAGGTCTACACCAACGCGGATATTGCCGACGAGATCCTCGCCGAGCTCGAGGGTGAGTAG
- the secF gene encoding protein translocase subunit SecF, with the protein MSMYSLGNDLYSGRRSFKIVQRRKTWYTIAIICVIASFIALFTRGLNMGIEFTGGSQFTVSGAQTTDQRLASDIMARHGGDEAARVAQVGENSLRIQTSANADGTGVGNAETEAIRTELAEAYGTSVQDVTSTYIGPVWGQDISTKALQGFVVFIVLVLLALWAYMRSWRNALGAIVALFHDLVVTVGIYCLFGFEFTPSTVIGLLTILGYSLYDTVVVFDKVRENTEHVLRQHRVTFGESTNHAVNQTLIRSINTSVTSIMPVASILFIGVYLMGAGTLRDLALVLFVGLLLSAYSSIFLAAPLAVTLTNADPRIKAHNAEVAAARAERVEAGGVAEEDVVSAVLEPGHHLGNAAQPRRKKRSKK; encoded by the coding sequence ATGTCGATGTACAGCTTAGGTAATGATCTCTACTCGGGGCGGCGCAGCTTCAAAATTGTGCAGCGGCGCAAGACCTGGTACACCATCGCGATTATTTGTGTAATTGCCTCGTTTATCGCGCTGTTCACCCGCGGACTCAATATGGGTATTGAGTTCACCGGGGGATCCCAGTTCACGGTCTCGGGGGCGCAAACCACCGATCAGCGCCTCGCCTCGGATATCATGGCCCGCCACGGTGGGGATGAAGCCGCCCGCGTGGCGCAGGTAGGGGAGAACTCCCTGCGTATCCAGACCTCGGCGAATGCCGACGGTACCGGGGTGGGGAACGCGGAAACGGAAGCAATCCGCACGGAATTGGCCGAAGCTTACGGCACCTCCGTTCAGGATGTCACCTCCACCTATATCGGCCCGGTATGGGGTCAGGATATTTCCACGAAGGCCCTCCAAGGTTTCGTGGTCTTTATCGTGCTGGTACTGCTGGCCCTGTGGGCCTATATGCGGTCCTGGCGTAATGCCCTGGGCGCTATCGTTGCGCTCTTCCATGATCTTGTGGTGACAGTGGGGATTTACTGCCTCTTCGGTTTCGAATTCACGCCGTCTACCGTTATCGGCCTGCTGACCATTCTCGGGTACTCCCTGTACGACACCGTGGTGGTCTTCGATAAGGTTCGTGAAAATACCGAGCACGTGCTGCGCCAGCACCGCGTGACCTTCGGGGAATCCACGAACCACGCCGTCAATCAGACCCTTATTCGCTCCATTAACACCTCGGTCACCTCGATTATGCCGGTGGCCTCTATCCTCTTCATCGGGGTCTACCTCATGGGCGCGGGCACGCTGCGCGATCTGGCGCTGGTGCTCTTCGTGGGTCTGTTGCTCTCGGCGTACTCCTCCATCTTCCTGGCCGCGCCGCTCGCCGTCACCCTGACGAATGCCGATCCGCGCATCAAGGCTCATAACGCGGAAGTAGCTGCCGCGCGTGCCGAACGCGTTGAGGCCGGCGGCGTTGCCGAAGAAGACGTGGTATCCGCGGTTCTTGAACCGGGTCACCATCTCGGTAATGCAGCGCAGCCGCGCCGCAAGAAGAGGAGCAAGAAGTGA
- a CDS encoding preprotein translocase subunit YajC, which yields MEFAIMGVILVGMVLFMSQSNKKARARAEEHRNSILVVGTDVMTTAGFYGRIVAIDGDAVTLESPSGDETVWSRLAIREQASIPFAPVSEEEAAAEDAAEAARLSASEESGAGAVADNAAGTGAPTGAATPEVTGHVTPRSTDSAFGEKKDESGSAWK from the coding sequence GTGGAATTCGCCATCATGGGCGTCATCCTGGTGGGGATGGTGCTGTTCATGTCCCAGTCCAATAAGAAGGCCCGGGCACGTGCTGAGGAACACCGCAATAGCATTCTGGTGGTCGGCACGGATGTCATGACCACCGCTGGTTTTTACGGGCGCATTGTTGCGATTGACGGGGATGCGGTGACGCTCGAAAGTCCCTCCGGGGATGAAACTGTGTGGTCGCGCCTGGCCATTCGGGAGCAAGCCTCTATTCCCTTTGCGCCGGTCAGTGAAGAAGAAGCGGCGGCGGAAGATGCCGCGGAAGCCGCCCGCCTGAGCGCTTCGGAAGAATCCGGGGCCGGGGCGGTTGCGGATAATGCCGCGGGAACCGGTGCTCCCACTGGCGCGGCCACCCCGGAAGTGACCGGTCACGTGACTCCTCGGAGCACGGACTCGGCTTTTGGTGAAAAGAAAGATGAGTCGGGCTCGGCCTGGAAGTAA
- a CDS encoding RelA/SpoT family protein, with amino-acid sequence MSESQGPRVLSRLSWLTGRTASQVPDALEPLMRALGNVDKERIIRAYNVAEECHRGQKRRSGEPYITHPVAVATILAELGMDEDTLVGALLHDTVEDTGYTLEQVRENFGSTVELLVDGVTKLDKVEYGEAAQAETVRKMVIAMSKDIRVLLIKLADRLHNARTWRFMPQEKARSKAHETLEIYAPLAHRLGMNSIKWELEDLSFKTMYPEVYAEIESLVQERTPEREAYIAKIKAILERELKTSHIKCTITGRPKHYYSIYQKMILRGKDFEDIYDLVGVRVLVETIPDCYAVLGVANTIFTPIQGRIKDYITTPKFNLYQSIHTTVIGPDNRSLEIQIRTYDMHRRAEYGVAAHWRYKENPNATKRGGGAAKVDEETTQLNWLRQLVDWQRETADPAEFLESLSYEISGNKVYVFTPAGEVMELPTGATPVDFAYAVHTEVGHRTVGARVNDRLVTLDHKLESGDTVEIITAKSPDAGPSLGWLDFVASPRARAKIRVWFKKSRRDEAVEEGKDKLARAIRKRNQPVQRLMSHDTLAEVAREAGRSSVDDLYAGIGEGDISPETVVRNLITSQGGQAGVEETLAEAVTPNRISRRRSTASTDNAVVVQGMEAGDVMVKLARCCTPVPPDAIVGFVTRGSGVSIHRADCPNVEQLQKQPERFLEVHWADDSEAVYVIQVQVDALDRQGLLSDISRALLDNGVNLLAGNMMTTKERMVRNTFTFEMADPHHLARVLADLRKIEGVYDAYRVTNSKPANQRRVEPPRG; translated from the coding sequence ATGTCGGAATCGCAAGGTCCGCGGGTACTATCGCGGCTATCGTGGTTGACCGGACGCACGGCCAGCCAGGTTCCTGATGCCCTGGAACCCCTTATGCGCGCCCTGGGAAATGTGGATAAGGAACGCATTATCCGGGCGTATAACGTGGCGGAGGAATGCCACCGCGGCCAGAAGCGGCGCTCGGGAGAGCCGTATATTACGCATCCGGTCGCGGTGGCAACCATCCTCGCCGAACTCGGTATGGATGAGGACACTCTCGTGGGAGCCCTCCTCCATGACACGGTGGAAGATACCGGATACACCCTCGAGCAGGTCCGGGAGAATTTCGGTTCCACCGTGGAACTCCTCGTGGACGGGGTCACGAAGCTCGATAAGGTCGAATACGGGGAAGCCGCGCAGGCTGAAACCGTACGCAAAATGGTTATCGCGATGTCTAAAGACATCCGCGTACTCCTCATTAAACTTGCCGACCGGCTTCATAATGCCCGCACCTGGCGTTTCATGCCGCAGGAAAAGGCGCGCTCCAAGGCGCATGAAACCCTGGAAATTTACGCGCCTCTCGCGCATCGCCTCGGCATGAATTCCATTAAATGGGAACTTGAAGATCTTTCCTTCAAAACCATGTACCCGGAGGTCTACGCCGAAATCGAATCCCTGGTGCAAGAACGCACCCCGGAACGCGAAGCGTATATCGCGAAAATCAAGGCGATCTTGGAGCGGGAGCTCAAGACTTCCCATATCAAATGCACGATCACCGGCCGCCCCAAGCACTATTACTCCATCTATCAGAAAATGATTTTGCGGGGTAAGGACTTCGAGGATATTTACGACCTTGTGGGCGTGCGGGTGCTGGTAGAAACCATCCCGGATTGCTACGCGGTTCTGGGCGTGGCCAATACGATTTTCACGCCGATTCAGGGGCGAATCAAGGACTATATCACCACCCCGAAATTCAACCTCTACCAGTCAATTCACACCACGGTCATCGGCCCGGATAACCGTTCCCTGGAAATCCAGATCCGCACCTACGATATGCATCGACGCGCCGAATACGGCGTGGCCGCGCACTGGCGTTACAAAGAAAACCCGAATGCCACCAAGCGCGGGGGCGGTGCCGCGAAAGTCGATGAAGAAACCACGCAGCTTAACTGGTTGCGCCAGCTGGTCGATTGGCAGCGGGAAACCGCGGATCCGGCGGAATTCCTCGAATCACTCTCCTATGAGATCTCCGGCAATAAGGTTTATGTGTTTACCCCGGCCGGGGAAGTCATGGAACTTCCCACGGGTGCCACCCCGGTCGATTTCGCCTATGCCGTCCACACTGAAGTGGGGCACCGCACCGTAGGTGCGCGGGTGAATGACCGGCTTGTCACCCTGGACCACAAGCTGGAATCGGGGGATACGGTCGAGATCATTACCGCGAAAAGCCCGGATGCCGGACCTTCCCTTGGCTGGCTTGATTTTGTGGCCAGCCCGCGCGCCCGCGCCAAGATCCGGGTGTGGTTCAAGAAGAGCCGCCGGGATGAAGCGGTGGAAGAAGGCAAGGATAAGCTGGCCCGCGCTATCCGCAAGCGCAATCAGCCCGTCCAGCGCCTCATGAGCCATGACACCCTCGCGGAAGTCGCGCGGGAAGCCGGGCGCAGTTCCGTGGATGATCTGTACGCCGGTATCGGGGAAGGGGATATTTCCCCCGAAACCGTGGTGCGTAACCTCATTACCTCCCAGGGTGGGCAGGCCGGGGTGGAAGAAACCCTGGCGGAGGCCGTGACCCCGAACCGTATTTCGCGGCGGCGAAGTACCGCGAGTACCGATAACGCCGTGGTGGTTCAGGGCATGGAAGCCGGCGATGTTATGGTCAAGCTGGCCCGCTGCTGCACCCCGGTTCCCCCCGATGCCATCGTCGGTTTCGTGACCCGCGGTTCGGGAGTATCGATTCACCGGGCGGATTGCCCCAATGTGGAACAGCTGCAAAAGCAACCCGAGCGCTTCCTCGAGGTGCATTGGGCCGATGATTCCGAAGCTGTTTACGTGATCCAGGTCCAGGTGGACGCCCTCGATCGCCAAGGCCTGCTTTCCGATATTTCCAGAGCTCTGCTGGATAACGGGGTGAATCTCCTGGCCGGCAATATGATGACCACCAAGGAACGCATGGTGCGTAATACCTTCACTTTCGAGATGGCCGACCCCCACCACCTGGCCCGGGTGCTCGCTGACTTACGCAAAATCGAAGGCGTGTACGACGCCTACCGGGTGACCAATTCTAAGCCCGCCAACCAGCGCCGGGTGGAGCCCCCGCGCGGCTAG
- the ruvC gene encoding crossover junction endodeoxyribonuclease RuvC encodes MRILGIDPGLTRCGLGTIDADVTRRVRLVDMRVARSPVDLAPHRRLLLIADEIDAVIAEFSPEVVAVERVFAQENVRSVTSTAQVAGIAMLAAARAQLPLGLHSPSEVKAAVTGSGRAGKLQVQNMVQRILGLAELPRPKDAADALAIAITHAWRGGAHALDATVDNGQHGGAGTLPRAEGADLTPAQRMWAGAERMSRRAGAVSPHRSASG; translated from the coding sequence GTGCGCATTCTGGGGATTGACCCGGGACTCACGCGCTGCGGGTTGGGAACCATTGACGCCGATGTGACGCGGCGGGTACGCCTGGTGGATATGCGCGTGGCGCGTTCCCCGGTGGACCTGGCCCCGCATCGGCGTCTCCTCCTCATCGCGGATGAAATTGACGCGGTGATCGCGGAATTTTCCCCCGAAGTCGTGGCGGTGGAACGTGTTTTCGCGCAGGAAAATGTGCGTTCGGTAACGTCCACCGCGCAGGTGGCCGGTATCGCGATGCTGGCCGCCGCCCGCGCCCAGCTGCCCCTCGGCCTGCATTCACCCTCCGAAGTGAAGGCAGCGGTGACGGGCTCGGGGCGCGCCGGGAAACTCCAGGTGCAAAATATGGTCCAGCGGATTTTGGGTTTAGCGGAACTGCCGCGCCCCAAGGATGCCGCGGATGCCCTGGCCATCGCGATTACCCACGCCTGGCGCGGGGGCGCCCACGCCCTGGACGCCACGGTGGATAACGGCCAGCACGGCGGGGCCGGCACCCTCCCGCGCGCCGAAGGAGCCGATTTAACACCGGCGCAGCGCATGTGGGCGGGAGCCGAACGCATGAGCCGGCGCGCCGGGGCGGTTTCCCCGCACCGCTCCGCAAGCGGTTAG
- the secD gene encoding protein translocase subunit SecD — protein MSQSKNSGVRLSWRRIITLAILAIALFVSLGVGSVTGSGSESRWTPNFALDLEGGTELILTPKTTDNSEITSEDVNQAIEIIRQRVDASGVAEAEITSQGGSNIVVGLPGHPSQETLDLVRNSAVLRMRPVLAMANPGTMKGEGENAAPLTGAALEEAAMKAADADGDGKLSTTPPSEPTSASDPAWAKTERVTYDALTLDCTAENPATAPEDNPDTALVACGQSEDSKTGEVTPFKYVLGPAEIAGTNLTRATSGFDQQQGQWIVQLEFDNEGAQKFSEVTGRLVGLQSPQNQFAIVLDGRVISSAVPQTQISGGQASINGSGINATTSRVLANQLQFGSLPLEFEVQSEQQISATLGSESLRAGLVAGLIGLVLIVLYLVWQYHALAIVAVGSVVLATGLSYGVICLLSWVMGYRLSMAGVVGLVISIGITVDSFIVFFERIRDEIRDGHAVRTAVQRGWKRATRTIIASDSVNLIAAGVLYFIAVGSVRGFAFTLGLTTILDLVVVFMFTYPLMTLLVRTKFFGGGHPASGMSAKHLAHTPAYRGRKLPGEGSLAERRTRERRAALPASSEGKENA, from the coding sequence ATGTCTCAATCTAAAAATTCCGGCGTCCGGTTATCCTGGCGCCGGATCATTACCCTTGCGATCTTGGCGATCGCGCTCTTCGTCTCTCTGGGCGTAGGCTCGGTAACGGGATCCGGATCGGAATCCCGGTGGACCCCGAATTTCGCCCTCGACCTCGAAGGCGGCACGGAGCTTATTCTCACCCCGAAGACCACGGACAATTCTGAGATCACCTCGGAAGATGTCAATCAGGCGATTGAAATTATTCGCCAGCGCGTGGACGCCTCGGGTGTGGCAGAAGCGGAGATCACCTCCCAGGGTGGCTCGAATATCGTGGTGGGTCTGCCCGGGCACCCGAGCCAGGAAACCCTCGACCTCGTGCGTAATTCCGCGGTGTTGCGGATGCGCCCGGTGCTCGCCATGGCGAACCCGGGAACCATGAAGGGCGAAGGTGAGAATGCCGCGCCCCTCACCGGTGCCGCGCTGGAAGAAGCCGCCATGAAGGCCGCCGATGCGGACGGGGACGGCAAGCTGTCCACCACTCCGCCTAGCGAGCCCACTAGCGCCTCGGATCCGGCTTGGGCCAAAACCGAGCGGGTCACCTACGATGCGCTGACTTTGGATTGCACCGCGGAAAACCCCGCCACCGCCCCGGAAGATAATCCGGATACCGCGCTGGTGGCCTGCGGGCAAAGCGAAGATTCCAAGACCGGTGAAGTGACGCCCTTCAAGTACGTGCTCGGCCCGGCCGAGATCGCCGGAACGAACCTGACGCGCGCCACCTCCGGTTTCGACCAGCAGCAGGGCCAGTGGATCGTGCAGCTGGAATTCGATAACGAAGGCGCCCAGAAGTTCTCCGAAGTGACCGGGCGGCTGGTGGGCTTGCAAAGTCCCCAAAACCAATTCGCTATCGTGTTGGACGGGCGCGTCATTTCCTCCGCGGTCCCGCAAACCCAGATTTCGGGTGGGCAGGCCAGTATTAACGGTTCCGGTATTAATGCGACGACGTCGCGTGTGCTGGCCAACCAGTTGCAATTCGGTTCGCTGCCCCTGGAATTCGAGGTGCAATCCGAACAGCAAATTTCGGCCACCCTCGGTTCTGAATCGCTGCGCGCGGGCCTGGTGGCCGGGCTGATCGGTCTTGTGCTTATCGTTCTTTATCTCGTCTGGCAGTACCACGCCCTCGCCATTGTGGCGGTGGGCTCGGTGGTGCTTGCCACGGGCCTATCCTACGGGGTTATTTGTTTGCTCTCCTGGGTGATGGGTTACCGATTGTCGATGGCCGGCGTCGTCGGCCTGGTTATTTCCATCGGTATTACGGTCGACTCCTTCATCGTGTTCTTCGAACGTATCCGCGATGAGATCCGTGACGGGCACGCCGTCCGCACCGCGGTGCAACGCGGCTGGAAGCGCGCGACCCGCACGATTATCGCCTCCGACTCCGTCAACCTCATCGCGGCCGGGGTGCTCTACTTCATCGCGGTGGGTTCGGTGCGCGGTTTCGCCTTCACTTTGGGTCTGACCACCATCCTCGACCTCGTCGTCGTCTTTATGTTTACCTATCCGCTTATGACGCTGCTGGTGCGCACCAAGTTCTTCGGCGGGGGGCACCCGGCATCGGGTATGTCCGCCAAGCATTTGGCGCATACCCCGGCGTACCGCGGCCGTAAGCTTCCCGGGGAAGGCTCGCTCGCCGAGCGGCGCACCCGGGAACGCCGGGCCGCTCTCCCCGCGAGCAGCGAGGGAAAGGAGAACGCCTAA
- the ruvA gene encoding Holliday junction branch migration protein RuvA, giving the protein MIASIRGTVSRITTTFAVVEVGGWGVKVFATPDTLSRLREGAEAFLYTSLVASRDDLPSLYGFSEADERDVYEIMQTVSGIGAKVALTLLSVHTPNALRAAVQSKDEAALTRVPGIGKKSAQRIILELGNKLGPAPVSAGETASPEADPSAVVAGLVGLGWKESDAVAAYEEARTHVPQGTVAQLLRASLQILGARR; this is encoded by the coding sequence GTGATTGCAAGTATTCGCGGAACTGTGAGCCGTATTACCACCACGTTCGCGGTGGTGGAGGTTGGCGGGTGGGGCGTCAAAGTTTTTGCGACGCCGGATACCCTCTCGCGCCTGCGTGAAGGCGCGGAAGCTTTTCTCTACACCTCGCTGGTCGCCAGCCGCGACGATCTGCCCTCCCTCTACGGTTTTAGCGAAGCCGACGAGCGCGATGTTTACGAAATCATGCAGACGGTTTCCGGGATCGGCGCCAAAGTTGCGCTCACGCTCCTTTCCGTCCACACCCCAAACGCCCTGCGCGCCGCCGTGCAATCCAAGGACGAGGCGGCCCTCACCCGGGTCCCCGGTATTGGTAAGAAAAGCGCCCAGCGCATTATTTTAGAGCTGGGTAATAAGCTCGGCCCGGCCCCGGTGTCCGCCGGTGAAACGGCCAGCCCCGAGGCGGATCCGAGTGCCGTAGTTGCCGGTCTGGTGGGACTGGGGTGGAAGGAAAGCGACGCCGTCGCCGCCTATGAAGAAGCGCGCACCCACGTACCCCAGGGCACCGTGGCCCAACTACTGCGCGCCAGTCTCCAAATACTAGGGGCCCGCCGATGA
- a CDS encoding adenine phosphoribosyltransferase gives MSSAFSSQLVELAASRVRERENFPAPGVIFRDITPLIADGEAFHLFIDELARHYEGKIDAVAGLESRGFILSAPLAYAMGLGMVTIRKAGRLPGPVIGVDYELEYGSARMEVQPFNIEDGQRVLIIDDVLATGGTAHAACELVESSGGIVAGLCMLIELAGMGGRERLAGRQVEAVLTFD, from the coding sequence GTGAGTAGTGCGTTTTCTTCGCAACTCGTGGAACTAGCGGCCAGCCGGGTGCGAGAACGTGAAAACTTCCCGGCCCCCGGGGTGATTTTTCGCGATATCACCCCGCTTATAGCCGACGGTGAAGCTTTCCACCTCTTTATTGATGAACTGGCGCGCCACTACGAAGGTAAGATCGACGCCGTCGCCGGGCTGGAATCACGCGGATTTATTTTGTCCGCTCCGCTGGCCTACGCCATGGGTTTGGGGATGGTCACCATCCGCAAAGCCGGGCGCCTGCCCGGGCCGGTGATCGGGGTTGATTATGAACTGGAATACGGTTCGGCCCGGATGGAAGTTCAGCCCTTTAATATTGAAGATGGACAGCGCGTTCTCATCATCGATGACGTTCTCGCCACCGGTGGAACCGCACACGCCGCTTGTGAGCTGGTAGAAAGCTCAGGCGGGATTGTGGCCGGCCTATGCATGCTCATTGAGCTGGCAGGCATGGGCGGCCGGGAGCGTCTGGCCGGTAGGCAGGTCGAAGCGGTGCTAACCTTCGATTAA
- the ruvB gene encoding Holliday junction branch migration DNA helicase RuvB yields the protein MSEDMSFDAGLVSPEANETERAAEAALRPRQLSEFVGQDTVRDQLSLVLQAAVQRGRTPDHVLLSGPPGLGKTTLAMIIAAEVGGALRLTSGPAIQHSGDLAAILSSVQENDVLFIDEIHRLARNAEEMLYLAMEDFRVDVMVGKGPGATSIPLPLPFFTVVGATTRAGLLPAPLRDRFGFTAHLEYYEQRDLARIVRRNAVKLGHSITEDAAQEIAGRSRGTPRIANRLLRRVQDWAQVRGTGDLDLRAARAALDLFQVDPAGLDRLDRAVLDAVCTRFGGGPVGLTTLAVSVGEEPETVETVVEPYLVREGYLVRTPRGRMAAPRAWTHLGLTPPTD from the coding sequence ATGAGCGAAGATATGTCCTTCGACGCGGGTCTGGTCTCCCCGGAAGCCAACGAAACAGAGCGCGCCGCCGAAGCGGCCCTGCGCCCGCGCCAGCTTTCCGAATTCGTGGGCCAGGATACCGTGCGCGACCAGCTCTCCCTCGTGCTCCAGGCCGCGGTGCAACGCGGTCGCACCCCCGATCACGTGCTCCTCTCCGGCCCGCCGGGTCTGGGGAAAACCACCCTCGCCATGATTATCGCGGCGGAAGTGGGTGGGGCGCTGCGCCTAACCTCCGGGCCGGCGATTCAACATTCAGGAGACCTGGCCGCGATTCTCTCCTCCGTGCAGGAAAACGACGTCCTGTTCATTGACGAAATCCACCGCCTGGCTCGCAACGCCGAAGAAATGCTCTACCTGGCTATGGAAGATTTTCGGGTGGACGTGATGGTCGGGAAGGGACCGGGTGCCACCTCGATCCCGCTGCCGCTACCGTTCTTCACGGTGGTAGGGGCGACGACGCGCGCCGGTTTGCTGCCTGCTCCCTTGCGTGATCGCTTCGGCTTCACGGCGCACCTGGAATATTACGAACAGCGCGATCTGGCCCGCATTGTGCGGCGCAACGCCGTCAAGCTCGGCCATAGCATTACCGAGGATGCCGCGCAGGAAATTGCCGGGCGCTCGCGCGGGACCCCGCGTATCGCCAACCGGCTGCTGCGCCGCGTCCAGGACTGGGCGCAGGTGCGCGGCACCGGGGATCTGGACCTGAGGGCCGCGCGGGCTGCCCTCGATCTTTTCCAGGTGGATCCCGCCGGGCTGGATCGCCTTGACCGCGCGGTACTCGACGCGGTCTGCACTCGCTTCGGGGGCGGGCCGGTGGGCCTGACCACCCTCGCGGTATCGGTCGGCGAAGAACCCGAAACGGTGGAAACCGTGGTGGAGCCCTATTTGGTGCGTGAAGGCTACCTGGTGCGTACCCCGCGCGGGCGGATGGCGGCCCCGCGGGCCTGGACACACCTGGGTTTAACTCCGCCTACAGATTAG